One Hippopotamus amphibius kiboko isolate mHipAmp2 chromosome 12, mHipAmp2.hap2, whole genome shotgun sequence genomic window, GTAACAGTTCCTCTTCCACGAGGCCTGGGAGGAGTTCACCCTAGACTCTGAGAGATATTGTAGGTAAGGGATGTTCCTAAGTGAGGGCCTCGTCATTTGGAGAGTTCAAGCCTATCCATCTACCAAGTTACATTAAAGAAAAGTCATAGCAGCCTCAGAGTTTTCAGCCCAGAAGGACCACTGAGTACCAGAAGGGTCAATGGTGAGGAAGGTTGTCACCCGGGGATGCTCTTtcatattttagaacagtttgCAGCCCCCCTCTGTCttacattttcagatttttcttctccttcacctGGTCCTTGTTCAACGTACCCTCAGCCCTGTTTTGTATTCTCTTCCACTGCACATGCTTGTCCCCGAGGCTGGAAGGACTGAGACTCAGCGATAAAGGGGAGGGGCCCCTCGGGGATGTTTGGTGACGTTACCTCTCTGCCCTACAGCTGATGAGGACCTCAACGAGCCAGAGCCAttcctggagctggaggaagagaCGGAGGGGGCCCCGTCTAGCAGTGAGTGTGCTTGCCCAGAGGGGTGCCTTCGGGATAAAGACATGAGAGGGTGACAAGGAGCGGGCAGCCGTGCGAGCGGCAGTAGGCCCAGGGCTAAGCCAGATGGGACCCCAAATCCAGcacctggaggtggtgagaggggCTCACTGGACGCTTGGGGTCTGAGAGGGAGGAAGCGCCAGGGCCTCAGTGACTTGGGAGGTAGGCAGGAAAACGTCTGAGGCCTgcagagaaggagggggaaggggaagagattttatttttagagaggGAAGATTATAAAAACAACAGGCCAGAAAGTAGAGTTCAGCATCGGAAGGGACTTCCGGACTGTGAAGGGTGTGCACCAATTAagcttgtttgttttccttccctgGAGTTCTTTACAAGGAAGCATCAGGAGAGcaaggctggggcgggggggggggggggggggggggttggtgggggtgtggggggagggatgcGGAATGGGCACCGCCTGGCCACTGCGACGGAGCAACCCCTAGAGGTCTGCAGGGGACACACCTCCTCTCTGTCTTCCCAGACTTGTACTCGGCACCCAACTCCTGCCAGGGCCGCTGCCTGGAAGCCTTCGACAAGCACCATCCGTGCCACTGCAATGCCCGCTGCCCAGAGTTTGGAAACTGCTGCGAGGATTTCGAGAGCCTGTGTGGCCATGGTCAGTCTCCTGCTCCCTTTAGCACTGCCCCAGAGGCAGGGGAACTCTCTAGAGCAATCGctctccaagtgtggtccctggacccgCACCATGAGCATCATCTGGGAATGTATTAGAAACGGAAACTCCAGGGCTCATCCTGGACCcaatgaatcagaaactctgggggtggggcccaccAGTCTGTTTTCACAagccctccagatgattctgGTGCATGCCAAAGTGTGAGAACCTTCCTAGGGGCAGGGGGCAGTGTGGATATGTTGTGGACATTCTGTGGGCAAGGCCATGTGCTGATCTTAAGGATCCTTTAGGCCCTAGGCCCCTGCCCTGCAATCACTAGGGTGCCTAATTGCAGCTCTTCTCCCCCACTGCTGGCTTCTGGAAGGTGCCCAGAAAGGGATGCACACAGACAGCTGCTTGCCCCCTGACCTCCCTTGGGCTCTGAGATACCCTCCCCTAATTCCTCCCAGAGGGCTTCTCCCACAGCAGCGATGCCATCACCAAGGGGGAACTGCAGAGCATCTCTGAGAAGATCTACAGGGCAGACACCAACAAAGCCCAGAAGGAAGACATCGTTCTCAATAGCCAAAACCGCATTTCACCCTCGGAGACTGCAGACCAAGTGGATCACTGCCCAGAGCCGTGAGTTCCCTTCAAGCCTCTTCCTGCAAAGTCTCTCCCCTAGATTTTCTCCCTTTGGTGCTCAGCTCTTTTCTCTCCAAGGCAGGCAGGAtcaaagggagagggaaaaaaagaggtctCCAGAGACAAATAAAGCCATCTCGAGGACCTGTGGGGAATCCATTTGGGAGAGTTTCAGGGATTGGTTGGGCTGAGAATAGAACTGACCTTCCAGGAGATGAAGTGGAAGAAAAAAGCGACCTCATGCATTGTCCCCAAGGGTATCTGAAGTCCCCACTCTGCTTCTGAACCCAACCCTCTCATGCCTGCCCCTGCATCTGGGAGGTCTGGAGGGGTTTCTGCTCCATGTCCAGGCCTCTCACTGGGCCTCCCTCTACCTCCCCCAGGCTCTTCACATATGTCAATAAGAAGCTCTTCTCCAAGCCCACCTATGCCGCCTTCATCAACCTCCTCAACAACTACCAGCGGGCCACGGGCCATGGGGAGCACTTCACAGCCGAGCAGCTGGCTGAGCAGGACACCTTCCTCCAAGAGGTCATGAAGACAGCGGTCATGAAGGAACTCTACAGCTTCCTCCACCAGCAGAGTAAGTGAGGCCGTGAggcctcccccaggccccgccAGGGAGGCCCTGCTGAGAACTCCATGTGCCTGCAGGGAGGCCTGGCACCTCCAGGGGCTCCACAGTGGGCAGGTTAAGAGAGCAGATGGGGACTAGGTGGAGGCCAATGTACCTCTGGGATGGGGCAGAGAGGAGCCCACGGACCCAAGCAGGAGCTGAAGAGTCCTCTGTCCGGCTTGGAAGGCATCCTGTCTTTTGACCTAATCTTAGCCGCCTTGTTTACCCCCACTTGCAGCTTCCGTCTCAGGGTTCTGTGCGGGCTGTGAGTCActccactccccccgcccccgggcacTTCTCTGCCACCTCAGTTGATCCCACACTCATCAGCACCACTTTGCAGGCACGTGAGGTCCTTGCCCCTGCTCCCTCGTCAGGCACTAAGTCCAGGAAGGAGGTCGGCCCAGTCCACATTTTTGCTGGGGAAACAGCAACAGAACATCAACAAAGGTTCAGAGGGGGATGTTCTACCGGGAAGGTTTCTGGTTGGAGAGACTCCAGATGGAGATACATTTGAATCAGACCAAAAAAGGTTCGAGCCGCAGGACTTCTTGGCATGGGGTGTGTCTGTTAGTGTCCTCCGGATTCCTTTCCTGAACTTCAGGCAGCTGGGCCTTGCCTGCGGGCGGCTCCAGCCAGGTCGTCCCTTGCTGGCCGTGGGATCGCCTCTGCTAGGAGCCGCTGCATTCCATCCTCGGGCGGCCCGGTTAAGAGTTAGTAACACTGTTTTTAGGTAAAGCCAGTGACACTGAAGCAAGCCCTGTGAAGCGGGCGCGATCCTGCACTGCCCCCTGGTGTTCTCTTTGTAGTAAGCACACGAGAGGATCTTGGACTTGGAGGTCGAGACTGAGCCCCAGTTCAGGCTGTTACACTACCCGCCCAGTCTtcacctctctccctttccaaATCCCACGTATCCTTAAAGTTCTAGCTCACATTCCACTGCATTTGTGAGGCTGCACTTGCTGCAGCTCACAGCTGCCTTTCAGAGTCTCTTCACAGGTCAAAGGTTTGGAGTGTGTCCTAAAATAGCTTTGGGCAGAGAGACTTGGTTTCACATGCGAATGACGCATGTGACCCTGGGCCGTTTGACCCTCAGACCCTGTCTGAGCCTTGTCTGTGTGATGGGGTCTTGGGGGATTTATGATTTatgcatgtaaagcactcagTGGAAAGCCTGGACCCGGAAGCCATTCAGATTGTGAAGccgttttctgttatttttagtcCTGTTTTCCAACTGTGTTTTAAGTCCTTGAAAGGAGGGAATATGTCTGTGTGTCTCGTGTGTCCTCTCTGCACACAATTCTGGACAGCGAACTATTGATACTTGATGGTTCCCTAATTCAGATCCCCAGCCCTGACCTTTCCCTTGGGTCCCACTGGCCTTTCTGACATCTTTACCTGCCTAACTGGCATCTTCTTATAACTTAGTGTAAGGAGAACTCCAGgttcctgcctcttcctccagaTCTGCTCCTTCCTCAGTCGTTCCCATCTCATAAATGACCCCATATGCCATCCGGTTGCTCAGGCCCAAAGCCCAGGAGTTATGTTTGATTCTTCTCTTTACCtcactgctccccacccccatttcctccACCAGGAATGCCTGGTACCAACCTGATGTGAAGAATCAGTGTGAGGACTGAAAGCTCTTAAGACAGTGCCGGGCACATAGAACATGCTCAGTAAATCTAAAATCTTCTTATCATTAAGGTCTGACTGAGCTCCAACCTGGTTGCATGAGCTGGCCGCTGACTGCCTCTCAGACCTCCTCTCCTACCActctcccctcctgctccctgaGCTCCAGCCACATCATTGCTCTTTCAACCAAGCTCAAGGTGTCCTGAAGcccttgcacttgctgttccttccaCGTGGAAGACTCTTTCCCCCAGGTCTTTGCCCCACTGACTCCTTATCCTTCAGGTCTCTGATTAGTGCtaccttctcagagaggcctttctGATCTGCCTTTCTAGaagaccccccaccccatccccacctccagtcATTGTGGGAgaatctgctttattttcttcatagcactcatCTGAAATCATActgcttatttattatttgtttattatttgtctcCTGCACTGGAATATACACTATAAAGACATGGATCTTGTCCTTGTGATTCCCTGCTGAATCCTCAGACTTTAGATCTGGGCCTGGCACAAAACAGGTGCCCGTAGATAACTGCTGAATGAATAGCTGACGACATTTGTTGGCTGAACCCACCTGTCTCTCGTTGCGCTGGAGCGGGTGGCCCTTCCTTGCTTCCCAGGATCTGGCCCCGCCTTCCCCTCGCCTAAGTCCTCTGTGTTCCTCTCCCCAGACCGCTACAGCTCGAAACAGGAGTTTGTCAAGGACCTGAAAAACATGTGGTTTGGGCTGTAttcaagaggcaaggaagagggGGACTCAAGTGGCTTTGAACACGTCTTCTCAGGTAGGATTACTCTGCTTGGAGGGATGAGGAGAGATGCTTCCCTCAGGCGCAGGGCAGCATCAGCACTGATGAACTGATGAATGAGCAGTCAGGCCAGCTCTCAGGGCGGGGCACATCTACTCCcaggccaagagggagggggaacTGAGGAGCCATTTTTGAGGACCAGTCTCTTCTGGAGGATCTAAGGGAGAAAGAAGTCCAGATACTGGGGCTCCCATGGGGCATACGTAGCAAGGGAGATGCATTTGAGGCCATGCTTGTCTACATCTCAATGGTCCTCTGCTTCCAGGGCTTGGTCAGTTGCTTCCCAAGAAGGCCATGATCTTTTTCTGCACTGCCTCCCCCCATAAGACTTGCACCAAGTCTAGCTTGCTCCTAGGGAAATGACTAGAGGAATGTCTCAGATTGGCCCAGGGTCAGCTGGGAGAAGGAACTCTCCCAAGGGCTTGAGCTGAAATGCAGGGGGAGGAGCTTTCTGAGGTGAGAGTTAGGGATGTGAGGGGCTCTGGGGAGTCGGGGTGGACATTCTAGGGGTCAGAGACTGGAGAAGGGGGCCAGCCTCGGCACAGGATCGGGGAAAGAAGTTGGAGGGGACGCCCAGATCATCTACCTTGATCTCTTTATTACAGGTGAAGTCAAAAAAGGCAAGGTCACTGGCTTCCATAACTGGATTCGCTTCTACATGCAGGAGAAGGAGGGCCTGGTAGACTATTACAGTCACATCTATGATGGGCCTGTGAGTACTGAGTGGTGACCCCATGGACTGGAAAAGCTTTGTTAGTACTCAGACTTCCTGTCCCCATTCTGCATTCCAAACAGGCAGACCTGTCTCTCACCCTGACCCTCTTGGCAGTCTAACGGGGACTGTGAACATGACTTCCCTATTTGCTGGAAAGCGGGGTTAGCCAGCCAGGATGCTTCCAAACAGTGAAGACCCCTGAGCTGCAGaggacaggaggcagagggcatcCTCTCTGCATGGGAGAGTGGGGGGCGAGGGAGAATTCTCAGAGGGGAAAACCAAAGATATGCAATTACCCGCTGCCTGAAGTTTCTTAGAATGTGGTGTCAGCTGAAGTTTCAGTCTGGCTAGTCTGAGTTAaacttcttatatttttatcaaaaaaaagGAACTTTTGCTGCCCTAAGCCTGGAAATAATTTGGGGGCAATAAGCTGTCCTTCTCTTCCACATGTGAGGGTCACAAGGAACAGTTATGTCCCTGCTGCCCTGGCATCGGATGCCGACTCTGGCCTTCCTGGGAGATGCGAGCTGGAGGCTCCAGACAGAGGGTCTGAGTGGGACTCAGGCAGACTACTTCCTCGGTTGATTTAAAGAATCCAGTCTCCCCAGAAAGTTCACACAGGCCCCCGAGGGCCCTTGACAAATCCTGGCCGCCCCTCTGTCCAACTCTGCACTGTGGCATTCACCAGACCCCCTTTGCCGCCCTTCTCTCTGCAGTGGGATTCTTATCCCGATGTGCTGGCCATGCAGTTCAACTGGGATGGCTACTACAAGCAAGTGGGCTCAGCTTTCATCGGCAGCAGCCCTGAATTTGAGTTTGCGCTCTACTCCCTTTGCTTCATCGCCAGGCCAGGCAAAGTGTAAGTCCTGGTGGCTCAGAGGACTTGGACAAATCACCATTCTGGGCTTTGGTTTTCTCACTTGGAACAGGAAGCTTCTGATTAGATTGGTCACGTGCCTGCCAACCTTCATCCCAGCAGCAGAACCACATCTCCTCCTTCCCCTAAGTGCAACCTTATGCAGGAGCTTAATATACAAAACAGTTAGAAATGGAGATGCCCTGGGGCTGCAGGCCTCTTTATTTGGCCCCTGAGGCTACTTGGGGGAACCCTGGAGCCCCAGATTACAGTTAGAAACCTGTACTGGGCCTCACCTTCTCTAATATTTAAGGACTCTTGGTCCAACCACTTCTGAAACCCTAAGCAGACATTTCATTTCTGGGGCTTTCAGCTCTAGAAGTGGCTTTGAGAATATTCCTCCAGGAAAGGTGAGGAGCAGTATTCTTCAAGAAGATAGAAAATAAGACAGATTTTGAAAGGGCCCTCTGCACGTGGGGACCGGGAGGCAGAGGTTAAAGCAAGCTGTGGTGGCTCCCTTAGAGGCTAAGACAGGTGGAGCCCTTCTGCGTGGGCTGAACTTGATCCCTCCAGCCTGGGGACAGAGGTGGAGTGATGCAGGTCCCTATAATTTGGTGCTCTTTCCCCACAGGTGCCAGTTAAGCCTGGGTGGACATCCCTTGGCCATCCAGACCTATACCTGGAACAAGTCAACCTACGGAAATGGCAAGAAGTACATCGCCACAGCCTACGTGGTGTCTTCCACCCATTAGAGCTTTGAGCTAGAAAGGGGCATGAGGGCAGTGAGAGCTCCTGTAGGACTGAGGTGCTATTTGCTCTGTGCTGGAGGGGGAGGGAATGGAGGAGACTGGGAGGAATTCCCCAATCCGGAAATGCCcatatgagaaagagagaaaagatacaaattagGGAAACAGTCAAATCTTTGTCTTCGAGCATTTTGGAAACAGAAGGTGGGATCCTCAATAGCTCTTTGACTTAATGGGAAGTGGAACTGTGAATAAGTCCTTGACCTCTCCAGGCCTCATGTTTCCTTTTAATGCAGAGGGAAGGGGTCTGCCTGATTTCCTTTCTTGGGGGTTGGTAAGAAGGCAAATCTGATGATATTCTTACTGTGAAGATGTTCTCAACAGTTCTTAGGAAGAACAGTTGATAGAAATTCAAGATTATCCTAATGGCTGTATTGTACACAGCTCTGCAAACTCTAATCACCCCTATACTGGGGCCTCAAATCAGGCCATGGAGATCGGGGTGGGTATTTGACCTTTCCTAGGGTTAGATCCTCTCAGAACAGGGTCTGCAAAAGGGTAATGAGAGTCTGAGAGGGTCTGCTGATGCAGTGAGTAGCCTGGAAAGAGAGTGGACTCCTCCAGGCCTGATACTTTTGTAGTCAGCTAGGTAACTGCATCAAGAAGCTTCCTATGTGTAGATATTTAGTGCAGTTACAGAGCTCATTTTGATCCCAAAGAGTTTGTAGAAGAGTTCCCCTCATAGGAGGAAGATTTTGcatcagaagaagaaaggaacctATAACTTGGTGTCactaacataattattttaagtctAATTTAGCAGCCATAATTTGCATAAGCTCTTAGAATGGAAGACAGGGAGACTGGGGCTCCATATTTCAACCTCAGTTATGCATTTGTCCCCTAATCACATTGGGAACCAGATGCTGTCCCACAGAGTGAGGCTTGAACTATGCTTTAGAGTCTTGAGTCTCCAATTAAAGACATTTAAGAAAACTTGAAAGATGTCTCTTCTTTGTACATGCCCCACCTCAACTGTCTGTCTCCCTGCCTTTTCCATGGAGCAGGGCTGGCAGTGATGCTTCTGGTTTTAGTGGCTCTTCAGGATGACCTGGAGCATGTGATATCTTGGTAAAGTTCCTGACTCACCAAGTCTCTCTAGCTAAGATGGGTGGAGAATTCGCCTGGTGGACTTGTAATGTGAAGGGTGGAAGGAGTGCCCTTCCAGCTTCTGGTTCCACATATGaggagcttggaagtcaccaTTCTACCCTACCAACAAGTAAAAACTGAAGAGACTGAAAAACCAACAATCTTCTTGGATCTGTAagagaggggaggacacaggCAAACTGCTGCCTTCAAGGCTGGCAAGATAGGGAAACCAGTGCTGGGGTAAGAAAACCTGAACTGCTGGAGATTCAGTGCAGTTGGCTCTGAGAGTTAAAACCTCCAGGGGACTCAGTCATAGGCACCTGCACAATATTGTGAaatttacctccaggagctccaCTAGGCTCCCATAGGAAACGTGTAAGAATAATTCCCTCTGCCTTCTGGCACAGGTGTGAGAAaagaaaccattttgaaatactcCAGAGCATTCTGTCCCTCTTAACAAAATCTGCTCTCAAGGGAACCCTAGTTAGCCAGATCCTAACCTGCTGGGGTATTAGCAGAGCCTAACTGACGGGAAGGGAAAGACTCAACTCTAGCCTTCTATGTGGGAGAAGGggaatacccaactccagccccctCTAGCCATCCTCTCCATACACGGGGGGAGAAACCCTTGTGAagttcccagcacagaggcaCAGGCTGACTAAAGGACAGACCTACAGAGGCCTACAGAATGCTTTCCCTCCCTTCACACCTCACCACCACATTATTAAAGGCCTGCTTACAGCACTTCCTTTACCGGTACATCATGtctggctatcaagaaaaaacTGTCACCCAAAAATGGAATTCCCCTTTTGGTGGGTGTCGAGCCAGAcgacaaccaagccaaagatcaggagaaggaaggatttatcaCCTGCAGCAAGGAAGGAGAAAACTGGGAGGATcgttcccaaagcagtgtctctctAAACAGCAAAATCGGGGACGTTTTAAGCTaggggtacatgcatattcatgaaggggcttcgGCTCTCTGATAGAGTCCAAGCTCTAGTTGATGGAAGTCATGAGCGTCGGAAAAGGTCAAAACATCATCCCTCAGGTTCCAGTCCATGTGGTGGCTGAGcgcttcaggctaatctttaccactgaaacagaactgggagtcttcACCACTGATCTTTGCTATAGTTACTCCTCTTGCCTGATAACAGTCCTTTGCTTCTGcgttcttttgttcccttaagatcattaaatACTCAGACCTGTTCAAGGATAAGGGCTCTGGCCAGGCTTAGATTACAAAATGGCTTGGGCCCAAAATGGTTTCTCCtctgtcaagaaagccatgcctggttctctttccctGGGGACTCCCTACCCTATCTGCTTGCATatcaaaaggttaaaaaacacgatttgaagagacagagcaaataatcagaaccagacatggcaggaatgttggaattatcatACCGGggatttaaaacaactatgattcaCATGTTAAGGGCtttaatggataaagtagacagtATACAAGAACAGCTGGGCAATGTAAACAAAGAGACGGATATTCTAAGAAACAATTATTCggctgcaccctgcaggcctgcaagccctgtacttgcccagcATTAAGGCTGAAGAAACAGCCCAGATTCAACGACATAGACATCAATGGTTTAGTGGGTAAAGGgatcttacatgtctgaagcaaggtcctggaacAACACTCCACTATGTGCAGTAGACGGCAGACAGCTGTATTCACCaccgtgggggggtggggagggtggaggagagggaggttACCAGTGATCACTGTCCCTCTATGGTGGCAACACTGTATGGTGGCAAAACTATCATAGTGGAGACAGCGTGATCTAAAGGTTAGAACATTCACTAGCTGGGACCTGGGGAGAGCAGTAGACATTTACTGATTTGGCTCTATGATTAAGAGGGAAGGTCAGTCATGGGAGCAGGGTGTAGGTAAGGCAGGGACTGGTTGAGCAGGGAtgaacagagagcaagagaacagtcATCATGCCTGACCATAcaacaatcaaaaagaaaagctagAGATAAAAAA contains:
- the ENDOU gene encoding uridylate-specific endoribonuclease isoform X1 — encoded protein: MRACVPLIVAMLCGLAWAGKTESCASRCNEKFDRDAACQCDRRCPQHGNCCEDYERLCMADEDLNEPEPFLELEEETEGAPSSNLYSAPNSCQGRCLEAFDKHHPCHCNARCPEFGNCCEDFESLCGHEGFSHSSDAITKGELQSISEKIYRADTNKAQKEDIVLNSQNRISPSETADQVDHCPEPLFTYVNKKLFSKPTYAAFINLLNNYQRATGHGEHFTAEQLAEQDTFLQEVMKTAVMKELYSFLHQQNRYSSKQEFVKDLKNMWFGLYSRGKEEGDSSGFEHVFSGEVKKGKVTGFHNWIRFYMQEKEGLVDYYSHIYDGPWDSYPDVLAMQFNWDGYYKQVGSAFIGSSPEFEFALYSLCFIARPGKVCQLSLGGHPLAIQTYTWNKSTYGNGKKYIATAYVVSSTH
- the ENDOU gene encoding uridylate-specific endoribonuclease isoform X2, encoding MRACVPLIVAMLCGLAWAADEDLNEPEPFLELEEETEGAPSSNLYSAPNSCQGRCLEAFDKHHPCHCNARCPEFGNCCEDFESLCGHEGFSHSSDAITKGELQSISEKIYRADTNKAQKEDIVLNSQNRISPSETADQVDHCPEPLFTYVNKKLFSKPTYAAFINLLNNYQRATGHGEHFTAEQLAEQDTFLQEVMKTAVMKELYSFLHQQNRYSSKQEFVKDLKNMWFGLYSRGKEEGDSSGFEHVFSGEVKKGKVTGFHNWIRFYMQEKEGLVDYYSHIYDGPWDSYPDVLAMQFNWDGYYKQVGSAFIGSSPEFEFALYSLCFIARPGKVCQLSLGGHPLAIQTYTWNKSTYGNGKKYIATAYVVSSTH